The region GTATAGGCGAGGGTATACGTGTATCCGTTATGTAACGAGGCGggtattatattatgtattgaGTTTGCGCGGAGATGTTGGTTTCGCTCGCCAGCTATATACCGACTCAGTACGTCACGAGAGAGTTATAGCGACGCGTCTGCTGGGTTGCATTTCTTATACATATTACCATTTGTTATTCGGTAAAGGTTGTGAAATAATATTGTACGTAGTGAATCCAGGTGTTAAATACACGAGTATTTGAACGTTTTTCGGTCAActtgtaattgtaattgtaatagATCGCAGAAATTTGAGAATCCACAGTGGTTGGGCATCGTCCGTTCGTTGTCAGTTTCCGATAACCGAAAGTGGCAAATCGAAAGAGAATGAAAGCCCGAAAGAGTCGCGGAGATAAAAGTAAGTGTCTCATCGACTCTTGATTCGCGGCTCAAGTAAGTACCGCTCGGTGTTCGTTCACCGGCCGTTTTCACAGTCAATACCTGACAACATAACGTAACTGTCGCGGCGCTGTTCCCGAAGCTAATGTTCAAATTGCACCGTTACTCTCCTCGCGTTCCTATGTTTACACCTGCGTTAGGGAGCGTTATTCAATGCGCTGCCACAGAATCATCGCAATGATATGCCCAGTATGCacaaggctgaagttagtaacgttaacgtagcGAAACGTCATGGAATAAATCGTTGTTCAATTTTAGGACGACTATCGGCAAGTTGGCTTTTGAAGATATGAACATGTTATCTTTGTTGCGATTTACTAGCTGAATTTCCGACAATACTGAGGGTCTGAAGCAACGATATTCcgaaacatgcatcgttaaagTAACGACCTTGCAACCTCACACCCGTCGGTACACGTACGGACAGTCAACGATCCGTCATCAGATCGCAAACGTTATTAAACGTCGCAGTATTAATTCGGACGCGTATTCAGTTTTAATCGACGCGTGCGTCTTAATTAATCGCGGTAAAGAGACCGTTGAATTATTTACATACTAAGCATATACAAATTGATCTATTAGCGTTGGTGACGGCCTACCAAGGGCCTGTATAGGTTACCATGGAAACCCCGGATGCCCGGGACCTCCATGCAGCTATACATACGCAGTACGTTATACGTACTTACAGTTGCGTCTAAGctacgtgtgaaaaaaaaataaactcacTATATCACTGTCACCCATACACCGGTCTATATATCTTCACCTCACAATTGGTACGACAATGTTGATTCTTGCAACgagaaaaaattagttttctctGCACGATGGAAAAGTCAGCGAAAGTCAGCCATGTGAGAGTATGATTAACAGAGTTTCCGCCCGAGATAGCATCGCAGTATCTGACGAATGTTAAAGTGTGTGCATTTTGCAGAGGGTGAGCTTGAAGAATTGACCGGAGTGTTGGCCACTACCGGAGGGGGAGCTTTGACGCTCGGGGGACGCCACAGGCCGGAAGAGTTGACTACGCTGGCTGCAACCACTCGGTTTTCACGCAAGGAAATCCAGCTCATCTACAGAGGATTCAAGCAAGAGTGTCCTTCCGGTCTCGTGGACGAGGAAGCCTTCAAACAGATCTTTTCCCAATTCTTTCCCCAAGGAGGTAGATATTGCGCGGCATTCGTTTCAAACCGCAAGGTGCGAATATAATGTACTGTTCCAGATGCGAGTCAATACGCGCACTATGTATTCAATACGATGAAGCGCAAACAGTCCGGTAAAATAAGCTTTGAGGTAGGAATAGCGATGTTCTGTAACGGATTCGCATAATTCGTCGTCGTGCAATAATTATACGGCACAACCACCGTTTACAGGAATTTCTAACTATTTTATCAAAAGTATCCCGTGGGTCGGTCGAAGAGAAACTCCAATGGGTATTTGGGCTCTATGATCTGGATGGTGACGGGCTGATTAGCAAAGACGAGATGCTGGATGTTGTTGGTTCGATTTATGAAATGCTTGGACGATACACGCAGCCCCAATGCGCTGAGCCTCAATTAGCGGCCCGGGAGCACGTCGAACGTATATTTCACGTGAGTCACAAACTGCAATTAATCTATACTTGCAAGCTGCCGAATTTGGGCCTATGTACATTCCATGGAAGTCTGAATAACTTTTATGGTTATTAGAAATGTGCTTTTAACACTTTGATCAAAAAGTACAATTACGTTTGAACAGTTAATGGATACAAATAAGGATGGTGTGGTGACAATCGAGGAATTGGTCCAGTGGTGTTCCAAAGATGAGCAGCTTCTTCGCAGCTTGGACACCCTAGATACAGTATTGTGAAATTACATTTTCCTGTACTAATTTTACCGTATGCTCAGTAACATCGTGATAAAGTTTTTGTCGTTCTAAAATTTTCTGCACAAAGGTTTCCTCGTACTctgatttaaaataatattgtcgcgataattttcattccaaagGCCCGGGAATTCTATTTACCGTGGCCGCAGCCTTGTTCAAAGACAATTTAATGCAAGAATTACAGCATCTAGTGTCTTTCAAATTCCCTGAAACACACATTCCCTCATTTTTGCTTGGATGcgttttatttaaattcagaCAGCTGATTGTTCCCGAGAAACCGATAAATATGCTGCAGAAAACTTTACGAGCCTCTcctgtaaatattttcctacccAGTCTTTCAAATGTGCAATTGCATAATTccagtattattattgttacataAGCATTAATGAATCCAATGTGTTAGTcactttttcaatatttcagtcgACGCAGTTTTAATAAAGTGTCAATGAATTCTCAACGGTTTCTTGTGAGCCCGCATCAATGAAATTTGGTACGTTCAAAAAAGTCGGATCGATTCGACCCATAAAATTTGCGACTGTAACTGGCACGAGTCTGTTACCAAGTAACACCGTCTGTTGAATACGTCTATGCATGTTCAGTTCGACAAGTTTGAAGGAAAAGACATTTTATAACAGTCTTGTGGGTTTCCAAAATATCTTAACTGTACCTCCACCTCCGCCTTATGGCTGTTTGAAAACTAtgcttaaaaaattatgcTGACTGAGATCCTATTGCATTTCCACGTTCAAAGGTGTTATCATGTCAAACACTTGAAGTTATACGCATTGCTACAACCGATTTAAAATCACGAATGAAACGATCACGAACAttacaagaattttttcaactatcgATCTGATGCATTTTCGATCTCCTCTTCTCTATTGTAGACATTGAACAGATCTATTTGAAGGATTTCATGTTAGTGTTGTATACTGACGTCCcgggtatataatatatgttgGCGTGGTCCGTATTTAGAGCTCgaacgaatttttcaacagacGCCTCCTAAATCGgctccaaataattcaaaatcacgtGTATTTTCAATGGAAAACCTCATCCTCCTGGTGAGAGGGATTAGAGTTGAggtaagaatctgaaaaattggagtattgtttttaattatgtGGAACCGGTTTGTGGGGCGTCTGGTAAAGAATTCGTCCAGGCCCTAAACAAAGACCACCCTGATATTATACACCTATGATTAAACTATTACACTGTTATAACTTGTGAGGCACCAGTCTTGTGGATATAAGTATATGTGTTCTTGTTTTTACTACGATTCTTGATTCGCATTTAGGGTTATAGCCATGCGTAGTTATGATATAGAAGCGAACTTTATAGGAGTGATAGAAATTGTCTAGAACAGTTTAGATTTAGCACTGACCAAGCAAACCGCTCTTTCGACAGGGCCTCGTGTGATTCTCCTGTACCTTACTactatttaaataattaatcatagATATAATAgagtatatttatacatatatacatatgtgtatatgtacatgtatattgtacgtgtataaaattatatacatgcatatataatatgtatatacacacggTTATTAACTTGAAATGTATAATTAGGTTTAAAAATCGTATTTGACAAATCCGCTCGAATTCTATgacataaatatatacctatatatgtatatatatatatatacgtaaaaaatttcagcaatattaattatatgaTTGTTACGTCAAATTGCTTTATACCTCGTTACGCTTCCTCGGTTATGAATTTACACGTAAAATGTCTTCGGTGCATTTAcattgtattgaaaaatacacgGATCAACGGTGAACATGCCATTTTCCGTATTTTCTAGCATATGGCACCGTATATTATGCACAAATCAGACggatattataatttaaaatattttcataaatttaatatgttacaaaaatgaaataagttACATGCACAAAAAGTACATCCGTATAGCAGTGCCACAAAAGCAACGAAATGTATAATGTGCCATTAATTTCTCTCTATGAATTCACCTATTTGTCTTTCAACGAGATGCAATTCTGTTGTTATTCGCTCAAAAGTCACATGGTACTGTACAATTGATGCAGATGAAGTGTAAGGttggaatttttcacatttacttCCGGAGGCACCATAATACAAATTATTGACTTCTGCACTGACTGAAATACTTTACACATTACGTAATATCAAGCGTTGTAAGTGTTGCCACAATTATAAActttgagaaataaatttaccaaataAACATTTCAAAGCGTTGTTGATACTTATGAATTATCCATCGATAATCTAATACTCCGAGTGCCAATCAGTTACCGTACGTATCATCACTAGGCCAACTACATTACCATGACTTCACGAGCAGTTATTCATAGCTGTATAATCTCCAGTCTTTAAATAAACATATTACTTACGGTTCACTAATAATATTCTTTTCCCTGCTATTCGAATGTTCAAAAGTAACTTCAGGGACTTTTTAATATCGTATTATACGGCTGTATACtttgtatttgtaaataaaaaacaagttgCTATTGTGCATAATTTATTGCGTAGTTGTGACTGTATCCCGAGTTAAGTATTTGAACCTAATTTCGAAGCCGAAAATTCAGCTGATTCCCCAATCGTTCCAATCGAACGATTAATCTTTTCCAAAAACTGTTAAACCATTCGTACCCGAGTATTGTAGTAGTACACGATTGTGCCAATATTAAGCGAAGGACATGTTATCCTTGAAACGTGTCGAACACCATTGAGTCCTCTGCTACTGGGTTTTTATAGTCAACGTCCTTAGGGACGATATTTTCCTACGGTAAAGAAATAAGAATGTATTCTCCGAGATATAAGTAAAAGATTAATCGACCActcatttttacaataaatgtcCTTGTGAAcgaagtatatatatatatatatatatatatatatatatataaatagcCTACTCATTCTCAGCTTATTCACACTTTTTTGCCTTCCCGCCAATTCAAATTGAATCCCCGGCTTTTTGCAACATGTATTTGTAGTCGAGGAGTTGTTCGATCGTTGTAAGCATGTAAGGTTAGGGTCAGAAGCGGTCTGTTTACGGCTGCAAGTTTTGATCACGGTTTCGACAATTATTCGAAGACGTTTGGATAGTATAGAATGTCGAATATACGATGGTCTTTCGGTGGTGCCCCTACAGCTTTGAGGCAAGTCTATTGACCGTA is a window of Neodiprion fabricii isolate iyNeoFabr1 chromosome 6, iyNeoFabr1.1, whole genome shotgun sequence DNA encoding:
- the LOC124184390 gene encoding Kv channel-interacting protein 1-like isoform X1, with protein sequence MYRRGYTCIRYVTRRVLYYVLSLRGDVGFARQLYTDSVRHERVIATRLLGCISYTYYHLLFEGELEELTGVLATTGGGALTLGGRHRPEELTTLAATTRFSRKEIQLIYRGFKQECPSGLVDEEAFKQIFSQFFPQGDASQYAHYVFNTMKRKQSGKISFEEFLTILSKVSRGSVEEKLQWVFGLYDLDGDGLISKDEMLDVVGSIYEMLGRYTQPQCAEPQLAAREHVERIFHLMDTNKDGVVTIEELVQWCSKDEQLLRSLDTLDTVL
- the LOC124184390 gene encoding Kv channel-interacting protein 2-like isoform X4, with protein sequence MKARKSRGDKKGELEELTGVLATTGGGALTLGGRHRPEELTTLAATTRFSRKEIQLIYRGFKQECPSGLVDEEAFKQIFSQFFPQGDASQYAHYVFNTMKRKQSGKISFEEFLTILSKVSRGSVEEKLQWVFGLYDLDGDGLISKDEMLDVVGSIYEMLGRYTQPQCAEPQLAAREHVERIFHLMDTNKDGVVTIEELVQWCSKDEQLLRSLDTLDTVL
- the LOC124184390 gene encoding Kv channel-interacting protein 2-like isoform X3; this translates as MPGTSMQLYIRKGELEELTGVLATTGGGALTLGGRHRPEELTTLAATTRFSRKEIQLIYRGFKQECPSGLVDEEAFKQIFSQFFPQGDASQYAHYVFNTMKRKQSGKISFEEFLTILSKVSRGSVEEKLQWVFGLYDLDGDGLISKDEMLDVVGSIYEMLGRYTQPQCAEPQLAAREHVERIFHLMDTNKDGVVTIEELVQWCSKDEQLLRSLDTLDTVL
- the LOC124184390 gene encoding Kv channel-interacting protein 1-like isoform X2, translated to MYSVHVTPGGSSSKTSTARGHPGSEITYKARRRESVPIRVINYLRSQFKADDIPEGELEELTGVLATTGGGALTLGGRHRPEELTTLAATTRFSRKEIQLIYRGFKQECPSGLVDEEAFKQIFSQFFPQGDASQYAHYVFNTMKRKQSGKISFEEFLTILSKVSRGSVEEKLQWVFGLYDLDGDGLISKDEMLDVVGSIYEMLGRYTQPQCAEPQLAAREHVERIFHLMDTNKDGVVTIEELVQWCSKDEQLLRSLDTLDTVL